In the genome of Rhodamnia argentea isolate NSW1041297 chromosome 3, ASM2092103v1, whole genome shotgun sequence, one region contains:
- the LOC125314416 gene encoding BON1-associated protein 2-like, producing the protein MKRAFEITLISAENIRLNKKPVKNAVVAVRVEPGHECFTKPAPDKGTNPRWNENLIVDLPLHAGFITVEVKCRSSSGSYKLVGGATVPVSDFAGDPGAPKRDVHFLSYRLRDSHGVRTDGIINISAKMAGPAPAPAHRYEFPQPQIGVPVGHPRNMMAAGGLVTGVPVWYAQPCKC; encoded by the coding sequence atgaagcgaGCCTTCGAAATCACCTTAATATCGGCGGAGAACATACGGCTCAACAAAAAGCCAGTGAAGAACGCGGTCGTGGCGGTCCGAGTGGAGCCCGGCCACGAATGCTTCACCAAACCGGCGCCGGACAAAGGAACAAACCCTCGGTGGAACGAGAATCTCATCGTTGACTTGCCGCTTCATGCGGGCTTCATTACCGTGGAAGTGAAGTGCAGGAGCTCGTCGGGGAGTTACAAGCTCGTCGGCGGAGCGACGGTCCCAGTTTCGGATTTCGCCGGAGATCCTGGCGCACCCAAGCGTGACGTGCATTTTCTGAGTTATAGGTTGAGGGATTCTCATGGCGTGAGGACGGATGGCATCATTAACATTTCAGCGAAAATGGCCGGGCCGGCACCGGCACCGGCACACAGATATGAGTTTCCTCAGCCGCAGATCGGAGTGCCAGTCGGTCATCCAAGGAACATGATGGCGGCTGGCGGGTTAGTGACCGGAGTCCCAGTTTGGTACGCGCAGCCTTGTAAATGTTGA
- the LOC115743183 gene encoding BON1-associated protein 2-like, protein MKRRFEITVISSEDLRYHKKPLKNAIVVVRADSDHHCMTKPAAEDGTNPRWNEKLFLDVPLHGGFITVEVHCKQPSWRDHKLVGGVRIPVSDILDGLTPENYVHFLSYRLRDNYGISNGIINISVKLTAPAYVMPESQPELGVPMGERKVAGGVLVTGVPVWFAEPCRH, encoded by the coding sequence atgaagcgGCGTTTCGAGATCACCGTGATATCCAGCGAAGACCTACGATACCACAAGAAGCCCTTGAAGAACGCCATCGTGGTGGTCCGAGCGGACTCCGACCACCACTGCATGACAAAACCGGCGGCGGAGGACGGAACAAACCCTAGATGGAACGAGAAGCTCTTCTTGGACGTGCCGTTGCATGGGGGGTTCATTACCGTGGAAGTCCATTGCAAGCAGCCGTCGTGGCGCGATCATAAGCTGGTCGGTGGAGTGAGAATACCGGTTTCGGATATTCTTGACGGCCTTACGCCAGAAAATTATGTGCATTTTCTGAGTTATAGGTTGAGGGATAATTACGGTATAAGTAATGGCATTATCAATATTTCGGTGAAATTAACAGCTCCGGCATATGTGATGCCGGAGTCGCAGCCGGAGTTGGGAGTTCCGATGGGTGAAAGAAAGGTGGCTGGTGGAGTATTAGTGACCGGAGTTCCGGTTTGGTTTGCTGAACCATGTAGACATTAA